The nucleotide window CTTCCGTGCCATCATCATCCAGACAATACATTCGCAAACATCCTTTCTGAATATACCCTTCAAACTGGCAGACCTCACCTTCCCTCAACAAAACTGTTTTCTTGGGAAACGACTGACAAACCAGCAGATCTGTAAAAACTTTCTCTTCTTCCGGAGTAATAGAAATGAAACGGGTAATATTTTTGATGATATTTTCAAACATAATGCAGAGTTTACCCCTGCAAATTAGGAAAAAGACTGTAAACTTCGTTCTTTAAAAGTCCACTTCCTCCTCCATAATGATCAATTACTTTCACATCTTTATCCAAACCGGCACAAAAAACTTTTATATCTTTCTCAAAATCATCTTCTAAGCCTGAGCTTAAAAGGACAATATCAACCGTATTATTTTTTATATAGTCATAGCAGAAATTTTCATCACTTTGTATTTCTGCTGTCCAACCTTCATTATTCTCTATAATTCTTTTTAACGTATCAAGAATCTCCTGATTCTTTCCAATCACTAAAAAATGTAATGTTTTCATTTTCTTTAAGGTTTAAAATTCAAAGTTTAAAGTTCAGGGTTTAAAGTTTATATTGTTTACATAAAAGGTAAAATGACGATTTAGATTCCTTCAGAATGGCCTAGTGTCTGGATAAATAAAGCGCTTAGTTTGTCCATTCAGTAGAAATCTAAACACTTTGACTTCTAAATGCTCCCACTCAATAACCAACCTCGAAACCTGCCTCCACCCCTAGTAACTCTCAAACCCTCTAACTCTCTAACTCAAATCCCGGAATCCCGTACTTCGTTCTACAAATGTCTGTTTCCCGTAATCTTCAGCTCATTCAGATCCAGCTGTGATTCTGCTTTTCTTATTTCATCATCACTGAAGAGTTTTTCACGTTTCATTTTAAACAATTCTTTTCTCTGCAGTGCAAATATATCCAGCATTACTTTATGGTACTCTGCCATATCATTCTGCCTGTTGGTACACATCTCAATGGAGCTTAAATGATTCTGGTGGACTTTAATATCATTTTCCAGTGTCTTTTTAAGATTGATAAGCATGTTATTACTGTTTAGCAATTCAGTATACTTTTTGTCAAGCTGATCTGCGGCCAGCTTATCCAACCTGATCTGAATTCCTGCCTGTTGCTCGTGAGAAGGAAGAATAGGATCTATCTCCTTGATTTTGGTCAGTTTAATAATCAGAGGTAATGTCAATCCCTGAAACACCAGGGTTACAAAAATGACAACAAACGTGATGAAAATAATCAGGTTTCTCATGGGAAATTCTTCCTGACTGTTCATCATGACCGGAATTGAGAGTGCTGTAGCCAGGGAAACCACTCCTCTCATCCCTGCCCATCCTATAATTAAAGGATTTTTCCATCCCGGACTTGGATCACGACGTACCTTTTCACTGAACCATCTTGGAAGATGCGCCACGGGATAAATCCACAACAAACGTACTGCAATAACAATCAGGCTTATGATTAAACCATATTTTATTCCTTCCATTAATGAGGTTTCACCCAGTCCATTAATAATATCCGGAAGTTCAAGCCCTATCAATACAAAAACCAAAGCGTTCATGACGAAGATCAGTGTATTCCAGACTCCCGTCATATTGATTCTTGTGGTTCCTGTTTTGAAAATTTCGTGCGCACGGAAAGACATAAACAGTCCTCCACTCACCACAGCCATTACTCCTGAAAAATGAAAATGCTCTGCAGAAAGAAACAGAATATAAGGAGTAATCACTGTAACAGCAGCGTCAATCGCCGGTGTTGTAGGTAGAAAACGGTGGATGGCATAGAAAACATGGGCACCCGCAATTCCTACCACGACTCCCATTCCTGCTACCAGAAAAAACTGTCCTGTTGCTTCATGCATAGAAAAAGCACCTGTCATGACAGCAGCCAGCGCAAACCTGAAAACAATCAATGATGAAGCATCATTAATCAGGCTTTCCCCTTCCAGTATGGCGATGGTACGCTTGGGAACCTTCAGTCCTTTTAAAACGGTAGTGGCAGCAACTGCATCCGGCGGCGAAACAATTCCGCCCAATAAAAACCCTAATGCCAAGGTGAAACCCGGAATCAGCATCTGTGAAGTATAGGCAACCACCAGGGAAGTCAGAAATACAAGACCAAACGCCAGC belongs to Chryseobacterium gleum and includes:
- a CDS encoding Na+/H+ antiporter yields the protein MHEQLLLILGLLLLVMLLVMLAQRIKIAYPIFLVLAGLGISMIPGVPILKLDPDIIFLIFLPPLLYEAAWYTSWNDFWKWKRTISLLAFGLVFLTSLVVAYTSQMLIPGFTLALGFLLGGIVSPPDAVAATTVLKGLKVPKRTIAILEGESLINDASSLIVFRFALAAVMTGAFSMHEATGQFFLVAGMGVVVGIAGAHVFYAIHRFLPTTPAIDAAVTVITPYILFLSAEHFHFSGVMAVVSGGLFMSFRAHEIFKTGTTRINMTGVWNTLIFVMNALVFVLIGLELPDIINGLGETSLMEGIKYGLIISLIVIAVRLLWIYPVAHLPRWFSEKVRRDPSPGWKNPLIIGWAGMRGVVSLATALSIPVMMNSQEEFPMRNLIIFITFVVIFVTLVFQGLTLPLIIKLTKIKEIDPILPSHEQQAGIQIRLDKLAADQLDKKYTELLNSNNMLINLKKTLENDIKVHQNHLSSIEMCTNRQNDMAEYHKVMLDIFALQRKELFKMKREKLFSDDEIRKAESQLDLNELKITGNRHL